AACACAGCGTTATAGCTATACCGCCATCACGCTCCACTGGCTCATCGCTCTGTTGCTGGCATTCCAGATCGCGCTCGGCTGGGCGCTTGAGGGGAACAACAGCCCCGAATTGTTCGCACGGTACCAACTCCACAAATCGGTCGGCATCACGATCCTGTTGCTCAGCCTTGCACGTCTCGCGGCTCGCCTGTTCACACCGCGCCCGCCCGCGTCCGACGGCCCGGCATGGACGCGCGCGCTCGCCAGTACGGTGCACTGGCTTTTTTATCTCGCGATGATCCTCGGGCCGCTCACGGGCTGGCTTCTCGTTTCGACCGCGCGGGTTCAGGTCCCCACGCTGCTATACGGCCTCATTCCATGGCCGCACTTGCCTGTTGGCCGAAGCTGGCATGAGCCGGCGGAGTCGATCCACGGCGCGATGGCGTGGCTCGCGATCGGCCTGTTCGCACTGCATATTACCGGCGCGCTTCGCCACCAATGGCTGCTCGGCAAACCCGAACTACAGCGGATGATCCCCTTCGCGCGCGGCAAGGCCGTCGGTGCGGCGATCGGTGCGATCGCGCTGGTTGCCGGTGCTTTCACTGCAGGCAATTCAATCTATCCGGACAAGAAGCAGGCAACCACGAAACAGCGGCCGGCGGCACCGGTCACGCCGATCTCGGCAGCGACTACCACGCCCGCCCTTTCGGCCGAAGCACCCGAAGCTCAGGCGGCCGAAGAAGCGGTGGCTGAAGATACGAAGCAGCCGCTCGCCGACTGGACGGTCGCATCGGGCGGACGGCTGGGCTTCACGGCACGCTGGAATGGCGAAGCGATCGACGGCCGCTTCGGTCGCTGGCGCGCCGCGATCCGTTTCAGCCCTGACGAGCTGGCGAATTCGACAATTCGCGTGACGGTCGATCTCGGGTCGGCCGACACGGGCGACGGACAGCGCGACGATTCGCTGAAGAGCAGCGATTTCTTCGACGTCGGCGCGCATCCGAGCGCAGTCTTCGCCGCGCGCGATATCCGCCATCTTGGCGGCGACAAATATGAGGCACGCGGCACGCTCGACCTACGCGGCACCAGCAAGCCCGCAACGCTGCGCTTTACCTTGCGCATCGAGGGCGACCGTGCGCACGTTGCCGGAACCGCGCGCATCGACCGTACAGCCTTCGGCGTCGGTCAGGGCGAATGGGCGGCGACCGACGCGATCGCCGCTGCCGTGGATATCATCTTTTCCTTCAACGCCACACGTCCGGCGTCCTGATCGATCAGGACGAAGGGCGCATCATGCCCCAGAAATGCGGGCCGCCGGGTACGTCCCATTGGACTTGGGTAACGAACCCGAGCCGCTCGTAAAGCGGTACATTTTCGGGTGTCGCCGTTTCGAGCCAGCAAGGCAGCGCTTGATCGTCAGCGACGGTGATTTGCTCGCGAATGATTCGTCCGCCGTGTCCCTTGCCCTGATGGCTTGGGCGGACGCCGACATAGTGAAGGTACCAGAAACGCCCCTTGGGTCGGTGCGCGTCGATGCTCGCTTGCACCTTCAGTCCGCGCGGCAGGGCGGTGCCGAAGGTCGCGACAAGCGGGACGACGGTTCGCAGGAACTCGAGCGTGCCGCTGTGCGCCTGCCCCGGCGCGCGCCAGAGAGCCGCAGCCTCGTCGTCCGGCGAGCGCAGCGCGACGCCGACGCGGACATCAGCGGGGACGAGGACCCGAAACAGGCTGCGGAGCGCGCGGGCGCGGTGATCGGGGTCGGGCAATATCCACGACAGCGCGGGGTCTGTCTGAAACGCCTGTGCCAGTGTTTCGGCGACGGAAGCCAATTCGGCGGTCCCCGCCGGCGAGATCATATCGGTCATTGCGCCTCCCCCCACCAAAGGAGCAGGTGTCGCGCGGCTTGGCAAGACTAGCGCGGGCGTTTGTCGAGCCGCAACGCCCAGGCATAACCCCGATAGAGCCGAGTCACCGCGAGCCGCGCACCGGCATCGTTCGCGGCTTCGCGCGCGGCTTCGATCAGCAGTGCGCGTGGTTCGACATGAAAGCGCGCGAGCCACGCGAACAGCGTGCTGCGGAACCAGTCAGGCATGTCCTCCTGCTGTCCGAAATCGACGATATGCAGCGAACCATAAGTCGACAGATGGCGCATCGCTTCACCGATCGCGCCCTGCCAGTCGGGGATCATCGACAATGTATAGCTTTGAAAAATACGGTCGAAACTGGCGGTACGGAACAACGCGTTCGGATCGAAACCTGTTGCGTCAGCCTGTGCAACGCTCACGCGTCGCGCCAGCCCCGCGTGGGCGATCGCGGCGCGAGCCGTTTTCAGCATCTCTTCGGAAATATCTATCCCGTGAAATTTGGCGCTCGGCCAGCAGCGCGCCGCTGCGATAAGATTACGCCCCGTGCCGCAACCGATTTCGAGTACATGTCCGCCGGCCGGAGGCGACAGTTCATCGATCAAGCGGTCGCGCCCAAGCAGGTAATATTTGCGCGTCAGGTCATAGATGTGACGCTGTCCGCGATAGACGCCGTCCATGCGTGCGGCATGCCCATCCCCCCGGATCATCGTCAGCCTTTCAGGATATAGAGGTGGACCCCGCCGTAGATCGCCGAGCGATCGCGCCGTGTGTAATCGAGCGATTCGGCG
This sequence is a window from Sphingopyxis sp. USTB-05. Protein-coding genes within it:
- a CDS encoding class I SAM-dependent methyltransferase gives rise to the protein MIRGDGHAARMDGVYRGQRHIYDLTRKYYLLGRDRLIDELSPPAGGHVLEIGCGTGRNLIAAARCWPSAKFHGIDISEEMLKTARAAIAHAGLARRVSVAQADATGFDPNALFRTASFDRIFQSYTLSMIPDWQGAIGEAMRHLSTYGSLHIVDFGQQEDMPDWFRSTLFAWLARFHVEPRALLIEAAREAANDAGARLAVTRLYRGYAWALRLDKRPR
- a CDS encoding YceI family protein, giving the protein MPTQRYSYTAITLHWLIALLLAFQIALGWALEGNNSPELFARYQLHKSVGITILLLSLARLAARLFTPRPPASDGPAWTRALASTVHWLFYLAMILGPLTGWLLVSTARVQVPTLLYGLIPWPHLPVGRSWHEPAESIHGAMAWLAIGLFALHITGALRHQWLLGKPELQRMIPFARGKAVGAAIGAIALVAGAFTAGNSIYPDKKQATTKQRPAAPVTPISAATTTPALSAEAPEAQAAEEAVAEDTKQPLADWTVASGGRLGFTARWNGEAIDGRFGRWRAAIRFSPDELANSTIRVTVDLGSADTGDGQRDDSLKSSDFFDVGAHPSAVFAARDIRHLGGDKYEARGTLDLRGTSKPATLRFTLRIEGDRAHVAGTARIDRTAFGVGQGEWAATDAIAAAVDIIFSFNATRPAS
- a CDS encoding GNAT family N-acetyltransferase, yielding MTDMISPAGTAELASVAETLAQAFQTDPALSWILPDPDHRARALRSLFRVLVPADVRVGVALRSPDDEAAALWRAPGQAHSGTLEFLRTVVPLVATFGTALPRGLKVQASIDAHRPKGRFWYLHYVGVRPSHQGKGHGGRIIREQITVADDQALPCWLETATPENVPLYERLGFVTQVQWDVPGGPHFWGMMRPSS